Proteins encoded within one genomic window of Couchioplanes caeruleus:
- the serA gene encoding phosphoglycerate dehydrogenase: MIDQAKVRVLLLESIHPDAVSRLEAEGYQVESLRNALDEAELIDRIPGVHLLGIRSKTRVTAKVLEAADSLVAIGAFCIGTDQIDLGTASRAGIAVFNAPFSNTRSVVELALAEIIAMTRRLTEKNELMHAGVWDKAANGSHEVRGRRLGIVGYGNIGTQLSVLAENLGMHVSFFDTADKLALGNAQRCSSLDELLASTDVVTLHVDGRPGNAGFFGAEQFSRMRQGAIFLNLSRGIVVDHVALREALTSGHLSGAAVDVFPKEPKGRGDEFVSELRGLPNVILTPHIGGSTEEAQADIGDFVANKLAHFVHEGNTTLSVNLPSVALPAQPGMSRIVHVHVNMPGVLAQVNSILAEHQVNVEGQLLSTRGEYGYLITDISGEYSADVLDQLRGMNQTVRLRVLS, from the coding sequence ATGATCGACCAAGCCAAGGTACGAGTTCTGCTGCTCGAGAGCATTCACCCCGACGCGGTGTCCCGGCTCGAGGCAGAGGGTTACCAGGTCGAGTCCCTGCGGAACGCTCTCGACGAGGCCGAGCTCATCGACCGCATCCCGGGCGTGCACCTGCTCGGCATCCGCTCCAAGACCCGAGTCACCGCCAAGGTGCTCGAGGCCGCGGACAGCCTCGTCGCGATCGGCGCCTTCTGCATCGGCACCGACCAGATCGACCTCGGCACCGCCTCGCGGGCCGGCATCGCCGTGTTCAACGCCCCGTTCTCGAACACCCGCTCGGTCGTCGAGCTGGCGCTCGCCGAGATCATCGCGATGACGCGGCGGCTGACCGAGAAGAACGAGCTCATGCACGCCGGCGTCTGGGACAAGGCCGCCAACGGCAGCCACGAGGTCCGGGGCCGGCGGCTCGGCATCGTCGGGTACGGCAACATCGGCACCCAGCTCTCGGTGCTCGCGGAGAACCTCGGCATGCACGTGTCTTTCTTCGACACGGCGGACAAGCTCGCGCTCGGCAACGCCCAGCGGTGCAGCTCGCTGGACGAGCTGCTCGCGTCCACCGACGTGGTCACCCTGCACGTCGACGGCCGGCCGGGCAACGCCGGCTTCTTCGGCGCGGAGCAGTTCTCCCGGATGCGGCAGGGTGCGATCTTCCTCAACCTCTCCCGCGGCATCGTCGTCGACCATGTCGCCCTGCGCGAGGCGCTGACCAGCGGCCACCTCTCGGGCGCGGCCGTGGACGTGTTCCCCAAGGAGCCGAAGGGCCGCGGCGACGAGTTCGTCTCCGAGCTGCGGGGCCTGCCCAACGTCATCCTGACGCCGCACATCGGCGGCTCCACGGAGGAGGCCCAGGCCGACATCGGCGACTTCGTGGCCAACAAGCTGGCCCACTTCGTGCACGAGGGCAACACGACGCTGAGCGTCAACCTGCCCAGCGTCGCCCTGCCGGCGCAGCCCGGCATGAGCCGCATCGTGCACGTGCACGTCAACATGCCCGGCGTGCTGGCGCAGGTCAACAGCATCCTCGCCGAGCACCAGGTCAACGTCGAAGGTCAACTGCTCAGCACCCGCGGCGAGTACGGCTACCTGATCACCGACATCAGCGGCGAGTACAGCGCCGACGTCCTGGACCAGCTTCGCGGCATGAACCAGACGGTCCGCCTGCGGGTGCTTTCGTGA
- a CDS encoding FAD-binding oxidoreductase, with the protein MSDLEDVLRGVVGDQHVLVDEDLKAQYQTDWTRRFSGEARCVVRPADTAEVAAVVRACAEAGVAVTVQGGNTGLVGGGVPAGGEVLLSLGRLTSCEDVDVLEAQVTVGAGVTLERLQQHARPHGLDVGVDLAARSAATVGGLVATNAGGIRVVRYGSMREQVTGIEAVLADGSVVTRLVGLAKDNTGYDLAQLLAGSEGTLAIVTRVRLRLVPLLPARAVALVAVDGIGGALDLLAAARAGLPALAAAELFLSEGLDLVRAHGNLAAPFAEAHPAYVVLECAARTDPTDDLLEVLGECEAVRDATVASDVTGVAKLWAYRETHTEAISAAGVPVKLDVSVPLRELAGLVADLPGTVAAAAPGARPIIFGHLGEGNLHVNVLDAGAHAEEVTDAVLRLVASRRGSISSEHGVGRAKARWLPLSRSAAEVAAMRRIKTALDPAGLLNPGVLLSE; encoded by the coding sequence GTGAGCGACCTCGAGGACGTCCTGCGCGGGGTCGTCGGCGACCAGCACGTTCTCGTCGACGAGGACCTGAAGGCGCAGTATCAGACCGACTGGACCCGGCGCTTCTCCGGCGAGGCCCGCTGCGTCGTGCGGCCGGCGGACACCGCCGAGGTGGCCGCGGTCGTGCGCGCCTGCGCCGAGGCGGGGGTGGCCGTCACCGTGCAGGGTGGCAACACCGGCCTGGTGGGCGGCGGCGTGCCGGCCGGCGGCGAGGTGCTGCTGAGTCTCGGCCGGCTCACGTCGTGCGAGGACGTGGACGTGCTGGAGGCCCAGGTGACGGTGGGCGCGGGCGTGACGCTGGAACGGCTTCAGCAGCACGCCCGGCCGCACGGCCTGGACGTCGGCGTCGACCTCGCGGCCCGGTCCGCCGCGACGGTCGGCGGCCTGGTCGCGACCAACGCGGGCGGCATCCGGGTGGTGCGTTACGGCAGCATGCGCGAGCAGGTGACCGGCATCGAGGCCGTCCTCGCGGACGGCAGCGTGGTGACTCGGCTGGTCGGCCTCGCCAAGGACAACACCGGGTACGACCTCGCCCAGCTCCTCGCCGGCAGCGAGGGCACGCTGGCGATCGTGACAAGGGTCCGGCTCCGGCTGGTCCCGCTGCTTCCCGCCCGCGCGGTCGCACTGGTCGCGGTCGACGGCATCGGGGGCGCGCTCGACCTGCTGGCCGCGGCGCGCGCCGGCCTTCCGGCCCTGGCGGCGGCCGAGCTCTTCCTTTCCGAAGGCCTCGATCTGGTACGGGCGCACGGCAACCTCGCCGCCCCGTTCGCCGAGGCACACCCGGCGTACGTGGTGCTGGAGTGCGCGGCGCGCACCGATCCCACCGACGACCTGCTCGAGGTGCTCGGCGAGTGCGAGGCCGTGCGCGACGCGACGGTGGCCTCGGACGTCACCGGCGTGGCGAAGCTGTGGGCGTACCGGGAGACCCACACCGAGGCGATCAGCGCCGCCGGCGTACCGGTGAAGCTGGACGTTTCCGTGCCCCTGCGCGAGCTGGCCGGGCTCGTCGCCGATCTGCCCGGCACGGTCGCGGCGGCCGCACCGGGCGCTCGGCCGATCATCTTCGGTCACCTCGGCGAGGGCAACCTGCACGTCAACGTGCTCGACGCAGGCGCGCATGCCGAGGAGGTCACCGACGCGGTGCTGCGGCTGGTCGCCTCGCGCCGAGGCAGCATCAGCTCCGAGCACGGCGTCGGCCGTGCCAAGGCGCGGTGGCTGCCGCTGTCGCGCTCGGCGGCCGAGGTGGCGGCCATGCGCCGGATCAAGACGGCCCTCGACCCGGCGGGCCTGCTGAACCCAGGAGTGCTGCTCAGCGAGTAA
- a CDS encoding response regulator yields the protein MVSEAITVLVVDGHQTFAELLGVALAGQPELHYQGHARTGEQAIRMVQELRPNVVLLDPDLPDADGIAIAELLRHRLPDTRFVILTANNESALVGRATAAGASGFLSKNGPLGDVMNAIRTAHGGGMTVSTDILARLLRSTAPVVGPRAGGLTAREHEVLVLMGSGLDPRAIARRLGISVHTCRGYVKAVLGKLGAHSQLEAVAVATRRGLLRPDGHNAE from the coding sequence ATGGTGAGCGAGGCGATCACGGTGCTCGTGGTGGACGGGCATCAGACGTTCGCCGAGCTGCTCGGTGTGGCGCTGGCCGGGCAGCCCGAGCTGCACTACCAGGGGCATGCGCGTACGGGTGAACAGGCCATCCGAATGGTCCAGGAGCTGCGCCCCAACGTGGTGCTGCTCGACCCGGACCTCCCGGACGCGGACGGCATCGCCATCGCCGAGCTGCTACGGCACCGCCTGCCCGACACCCGCTTCGTGATACTGACCGCGAACAACGAGTCCGCCCTGGTCGGGCGCGCGACCGCGGCCGGGGCGTCGGGCTTCCTGTCGAAGAACGGCCCGCTCGGCGACGTGATGAACGCCATCCGCACCGCGCACGGCGGCGGCATGACGGTGTCGACCGACATCCTCGCGCGTCTGTTGCGCAGCACCGCCCCGGTCGTCGGCCCGCGGGCCGGTGGGCTCACGGCGCGTGAGCACGAGGTGCTGGTGCTGATGGGCTCCGGCCTCGACCCGCGGGCGATCGCCCGGCGGCTCGGCATCAGCGTGCATACCTGCCGTGGCTACGTGAAGGCCGTGCTGGGCAAACTCGGCGCGCACAGTCAGCTCGAGGCGGTCGCGGTGGCCACCCGCAGGGGCCTGCTGCGGCCCGACGGACATAACGCAGAGTAG
- a CDS encoding AfsR/SARP family transcriptional regulator — MYEIQLFGRLEVRTRGVRLSGEDLGGAEPRQILALLALHGALRKDELADMLWAGRPPATAEDTMESHLSLLRHRLDPDADPESVITTAGGGYALVAEQVRVDVARFEELVAAASGRTASRALRPLTAAAHLAGRPLLEDVEQPRWAADARERYRVRVVTALLDAAGYASAIGDPRTALTLAQQALDLDPASEHARAIMDKARQALRETHHASAPAPGKITA, encoded by the coding sequence ATGTACGAAATCCAGCTTTTCGGTCGCCTCGAGGTTCGCACCCGGGGAGTGCGGCTCTCCGGCGAGGACCTCGGCGGCGCGGAGCCGCGGCAGATCCTGGCCCTGCTCGCGCTGCACGGCGCGCTGCGCAAGGACGAGCTGGCCGACATGCTGTGGGCCGGACGGCCACCCGCCACCGCCGAGGACACGATGGAGAGTCATCTGTCCCTTTTGCGCCACCGGCTCGATCCCGACGCGGATCCGGAATCGGTGATCACCACGGCCGGCGGCGGTTACGCCCTGGTGGCCGAGCAGGTACGCGTCGACGTCGCCCGCTTCGAGGAACTGGTGGCCGCCGCGTCCGGGCGTACGGCGAGCCGGGCCCTGCGCCCGTTGACGGCGGCGGCACACCTCGCGGGGCGCCCGCTGCTGGAGGACGTCGAGCAGCCGCGCTGGGCCGCCGACGCCCGCGAGCGCTACCGCGTGCGGGTGGTGACCGCCCTGCTGGACGCGGCCGGGTATGCCTCGGCGATCGGCGACCCGCGGACGGCGCTCACCCTCGCGCAGCAGGCGCTCGACCTCGACCCCGCCTCCGAGCACGCTCGGGCGATCATGGACAAGGCCCGGCAGGCCCTCCGTGAGACGCACCACGCGTCGGCGCCGGCTCCGGGGAAAATCACCGCATAA
- a CDS encoding class I SAM-dependent methyltransferase encodes MRTELLPVPLAPEISLHLAGGDTGLFDATGGEFRSDVPPPFWAFVWAGGQALARYVLDHPRIVAGRRVLDIAAGSGVAAIAAARAGAASVEALDLDPAAAEATRRNAAANGVTVRARAADVTEAGPADVVLAGDVFYTRTVADRMTSALRPVAASGALILVGDPGRGYFPERLFIRRAEYTVPVPAALEETETLVTAVWEMRNTMLSPTNKL; translated from the coding sequence GTGCGAACCGAGCTTCTTCCCGTACCCCTGGCTCCGGAGATCTCCCTGCACCTCGCCGGCGGCGACACGGGGTTGTTCGACGCGACCGGGGGCGAATTCCGCAGCGACGTCCCGCCGCCCTTCTGGGCCTTCGTCTGGGCCGGCGGCCAGGCCCTCGCGCGCTACGTCCTCGACCATCCCCGGATCGTCGCGGGCCGGCGGGTACTGGACATCGCCGCCGGATCCGGCGTCGCGGCCATCGCGGCGGCCCGGGCGGGCGCGGCGAGCGTCGAGGCGCTGGACCTCGATCCCGCGGCGGCGGAGGCAACCCGGCGGAACGCCGCGGCCAACGGGGTGACGGTCCGGGCCCGCGCCGCCGACGTCACCGAGGCCGGCCCGGCCGACGTCGTGCTGGCCGGGGACGTGTTCTACACCCGTACGGTCGCCGACCGCATGACCTCCGCCCTGCGCCCGGTCGCCGCCTCGGGCGCCCTGATCCTGGTTGGCGACCCGGGTCGGGGGTACTTCCCTGAGCGGCTGTTCATCCGCAGGGCGGAATACACCGTGCCGGTGCCGGCGGCCCTGGAGGAGACGGAAACGCTGGTCACCGCCGTCTGGGAGATGCGAAACACGATGCTTTCACCAACCAATAAGTTGTAG
- a CDS encoding MarR family winged helix-turn-helix transcriptional regulator: MQQNGEEAVSRLADELQRFFRLGARAKSMLNAGDLGAEFSALMLLFPLCQMGPLRVTDLAEVKGADPSTISRQAAQLVKAGLARREADPADGRASRLTVTDAGLTACQRLQEARLVLISETLSDWPAERVGAFAGLFEEFNSSVEARLRSDPAVSARESA, translated from the coding sequence ATGCAGCAGAACGGCGAGGAGGCCGTCTCCCGGCTGGCCGACGAACTTCAGCGGTTCTTCCGCCTCGGCGCACGCGCGAAGAGCATGCTCAACGCCGGAGATCTCGGCGCCGAGTTCTCCGCCCTGATGCTGTTGTTCCCCCTGTGCCAGATGGGACCGTTGCGAGTCACCGACCTGGCCGAGGTCAAGGGCGCCGACCCGTCCACGATCAGCCGGCAGGCGGCGCAGCTCGTCAAGGCCGGCCTTGCCCGCCGGGAGGCGGATCCGGCCGACGGGCGCGCGTCCCGGCTGACCGTCACCGACGCCGGGCTCACCGCCTGCCAGCGCCTGCAGGAGGCGCGACTGGTCCTGATCAGCGAGACGCTCAGTGACTGGCCGGCAGAGCGCGTGGGCGCGTTCGCCGGCCTCTTCGAAGAATTCAACAGCTCCGTCGAGGCGCGGCTGCGCAGCGACCCAGCCGTATCAGCACGGGAGAGCGCGTGA
- a CDS encoding MDR family MFS transporter codes for MTNSSTTAGTAAGPGAGAEGAEPSGEFTHRQIITVLIGLMMGMFLAALDQTIMATATRTIADDLDGFNLQAWATTAFLITSTISTPLYGKLSDIYGRRPFFLFAIGVFILGSILCGLSQSMYELAAFRAIQGIGAGGLMSLALAIIGDIVPPRERAKYQGFFLAVFGTASVIGPILGGFFAGADQILWIDGWRWVFYLNVPIGIAAMIVVARVLHLPHHRTDHRIDWPGAVALIVGLVPLLTVAEQGREWGWDSPRAIACYLIGGIGLVAFVLAERAYKDEALLPLRLFGNRTVAVGSISSTILGMAMFGGLMTVPLYLQIVKGSSPTVAGLQMIPFVVGIMAGSITAGQLIARTGRYRIFPIIGSILMAISLALFALIGADTPLWKTMLIMVLMGLGLGGNMQPMITAVQNAVSPREIGVATSSVTFFRSMGGTLGTAVFLSVLFNVLPTKIKDAYTEAGVPSPQGGGGVDLSDTSFLSELPEALAHPFKVGFSDGIQVVYLLALAVMAIGLVVVFFLPEIALSQRSAQQQRADEAAAAAASGGAR; via the coding sequence GTGACCAACTCCAGCACCACCGCAGGGACGGCGGCCGGGCCGGGCGCCGGCGCAGAGGGCGCCGAACCTTCCGGGGAATTCACCCACCGCCAGATCATCACGGTGCTGATCGGCCTGATGATGGGCATGTTCCTCGCGGCGCTCGACCAGACCATCATGGCCACGGCGACCCGGACCATCGCCGACGACCTCGACGGCTTCAACCTGCAGGCCTGGGCGACGACGGCGTTCCTCATCACGTCGACGATCTCCACCCCGCTCTACGGCAAGCTCTCCGACATCTACGGGCGCCGGCCGTTCTTCCTGTTCGCGATCGGCGTGTTCATCCTCGGCTCGATCCTCTGCGGGCTGTCGCAGAGCATGTACGAGCTGGCCGCCTTCCGCGCGATCCAGGGCATCGGCGCCGGCGGCCTGATGTCGCTGGCCCTGGCGATCATCGGCGACATCGTCCCGCCCCGCGAACGCGCGAAGTACCAGGGCTTCTTCCTCGCGGTTTTCGGTACGGCGAGCGTCATCGGCCCGATCCTCGGCGGCTTCTTCGCCGGCGCCGACCAGATCCTCTGGATCGACGGCTGGCGCTGGGTCTTCTACCTCAACGTCCCGATCGGCATCGCGGCGATGATCGTGGTGGCCCGCGTCCTGCATCTGCCGCACCACCGCACCGACCACCGCATCGACTGGCCGGGCGCGGTCGCGCTCATCGTCGGCCTGGTGCCGCTGCTGACCGTGGCCGAGCAGGGCCGCGAGTGGGGCTGGGACTCCCCCCGCGCCATCGCCTGCTACCTGATCGGCGGCATCGGGCTGGTGGCGTTCGTGCTGGCCGAGCGCGCGTACAAGGACGAGGCGCTGCTGCCGCTGCGGCTGTTCGGCAACCGTACGGTCGCCGTCGGCTCGATCTCCAGCACGATCCTCGGCATGGCGATGTTCGGCGGGCTCATGACCGTCCCGCTGTACCTGCAGATCGTCAAGGGCAGCTCCCCCACCGTCGCGGGCCTGCAGATGATCCCGTTCGTGGTCGGCATCATGGCCGGCTCGATCACCGCGGGGCAGCTCATCGCCCGTACCGGTCGCTACCGGATCTTCCCGATCATCGGCAGCATCCTCATGGCCATCTCGCTCGCGCTCTTCGCGCTGATCGGCGCGGACACCCCGCTCTGGAAGACCATGCTGATCATGGTGCTGATGGGCCTGGGCCTCGGCGGCAACATGCAGCCGATGATCACCGCGGTGCAGAACGCCGTGTCGCCGCGGGAGATCGGCGTGGCGACCAGCTCGGTGACGTTCTTCCGCTCCATGGGCGGCACTCTCGGCACCGCGGTCTTCCTGTCGGTGCTCTTCAACGTGCTGCCTACCAAGATCAAGGATGCGTACACGGAGGCCGGGGTGCCCTCGCCACAGGGCGGAGGCGGCGTCGACCTGAGCGACACGTCGTTCCTCAGCGAGCTGCCGGAGGCGCTCGCCCACCCGTTCAAGGTCGGCTTCTCCGACGGCATCCAGGTCGTGTACCTGCTGGCGCTCGCGGTCATGGCGATCGGCCTGGTCGTCGTCTTCTTCCTGCCGGAGATCGCGCTGTCGCAGCGCTCGGCCCAGCAGCAGCGCGCCGACGAAGCGGCCGCCGCCGCGGCAAGCGGAGGAGCTCGCTGA
- a CDS encoding antibiotic biosynthesis monooxygenase family protein, whose protein sequence is MAVVKINAIDVPEGAGPELEKRFAARQGAVEKAEGFLGFELLRPVAGETRYFVYTRWESEEHFQAWSSGMGRAAHSGERARPVATGADLLEFEVVQSVSK, encoded by the coding sequence ATGGCAGTGGTGAAAATCAACGCGATCGACGTCCCCGAGGGCGCGGGCCCCGAGCTGGAGAAGCGCTTCGCGGCCCGGCAGGGTGCGGTGGAGAAGGCCGAGGGATTCCTAGGCTTCGAGCTGTTGCGTCCGGTGGCGGGCGAGACCAGGTACTTCGTCTACACCCGCTGGGAGAGCGAGGAGCACTTCCAGGCCTGGTCCTCCGGCATGGGCCGCGCCGCGCATTCGGGTGAGCGGGCCCGTCCGGTGGCGACCGGCGCCGACCTGCTCGAGTTCGAGGTCGTCCAGAGCGTCTCGAAGTAA
- a CDS encoding GAF and ANTAR domain-containing protein — translation MSAPERSTERRSAARLGKPANAVGKPDPSRLGVRGRSRREAETALSVAALPASDGALPGVGGVPHGAGASPADDTQSGDTDPRRRRGGRNGRRSGGHNSRRPVRAAQRGRQGANMTAGKRGAKDRASSRQADRGGAPEGQSGRGAVPEGQATNGGAAPHPVEVAGLLHELSALLLGTDDVAQALDRLAVFTAGAVPGAVRCSVALIGEGGPPTLAASGPRAQALDDLQYAIGDGPGLEAARTRAVVAVTDLSADGRWPELAERARDEGVRAVASIPLDLRRSAVGAVTLFADRPGIEPETLLTAMAVVGQAELLLGEVHRRAGQCSDSAVDRAAGVIIAQRGCGVREAYDVLRDTSQRLGLPREEVAERLIAAAARYADT, via the coding sequence ATGTCTGCCCCGGAACGGAGCACAGAGCGGCGGTCGGCGGCGCGTCTCGGCAAGCCGGCGAACGCCGTGGGCAAGCCCGACCCGAGCCGGCTCGGCGTTCGCGGGCGGTCCCGGCGCGAGGCGGAGACAGCGCTCTCCGTCGCCGCCCTGCCCGCCTCGGACGGCGCCCTGCCGGGCGTGGGAGGTGTCCCGCACGGAGCCGGGGCCTCGCCCGCCGATGACACGCAGAGCGGAGATACCGACCCTCGGCGGCGCCGCGGGGGGCGCAACGGCCGCCGGAGCGGCGGCCACAACAGCCGGCGGCCCGTTCGGGCGGCCCAGAGGGGCCGCCAGGGCGCCAACATGACGGCGGGTAAGCGCGGGGCCAAGGACCGCGCCTCGTCGCGCCAGGCCGACCGTGGCGGCGCTCCCGAGGGTCAGTCTGGGCGCGGCGCCGTTCCGGAGGGTCAGGCCACGAACGGTGGCGCGGCGCCGCACCCGGTCGAGGTGGCCGGGCTTCTGCACGAGTTGTCCGCCCTGCTGCTCGGCACCGACGACGTCGCGCAGGCGCTCGACCGGCTCGCCGTCTTCACCGCGGGCGCGGTGCCGGGCGCGGTGCGCTGCTCGGTGGCGCTGATCGGCGAGGGCGGCCCGCCCACCCTTGCCGCATCCGGTCCGCGGGCCCAGGCCCTCGACGATCTCCAGTACGCGATCGGCGACGGCCCCGGGCTGGAAGCGGCCCGGACCCGCGCGGTCGTCGCCGTTACCGACCTCTCCGCGGACGGGCGCTGGCCCGAACTGGCCGAGCGCGCCCGGGACGAGGGAGTGCGCGCCGTCGCGTCGATCCCGCTGGATCTGCGGCGGTCGGCCGTCGGCGCGGTGACCTTGTTCGCCGACCGGCCGGGAATCGAGCCGGAGACGCTGCTCACCGCGATGGCGGTGGTCGGGCAGGCCGAGCTGCTCCTCGGCGAGGTCCACCGCCGGGCGGGGCAGTGCTCGGACTCGGCCGTCGACCGTGCCGCCGGTGTGATCATCGCTCAGCGCGGCTGCGGCGTCCGGGAGGCCTACGACGTGCTGCGCGACACCTCGCAGCGGCTCGGCCTGCCGCGCGAGGAAGTCGCCGAGCGCCTGATCGCCGCCGCGGCCCGCTACGCCGACACCTGA
- a CDS encoding DUF1360 domain-containing protein translates to MTPSVRARLDRLRRQYAPHEHRPLGGYAAMMGTFGVLAGSLGVAAKITGRAVPERPSVADVVLISIATHKLSRLIAKDSITSPLRAPFTRYAESGGSGEVNEEVRDHGGSVRHSIGELVSCPFCLAVWIATGLTSGLVFAPRLTRLAATVFTATAASDFLQMAYSLAKEAAEGVPARSEEEERLGQQTFGRALA, encoded by the coding sequence ATGACTCCCTCGGTACGCGCCCGGCTCGACCGGTTGCGTCGGCAGTACGCCCCTCACGAGCACCGGCCCCTCGGCGGATACGCGGCCATGATGGGCACCTTCGGGGTGCTCGCGGGAAGCCTGGGCGTCGCCGCGAAGATCACCGGTCGTGCGGTGCCGGAGCGTCCCTCCGTCGCGGACGTCGTCCTGATCTCGATCGCCACCCACAAACTGAGCCGGCTGATCGCCAAGGACTCGATCACCAGCCCGCTGCGGGCACCCTTCACCCGCTACGCCGAGTCCGGCGGCAGCGGGGAGGTCAACGAAGAGGTACGCGACCACGGCGGCAGCGTGCGCCACTCGATCGGCGAGCTGGTTAGCTGCCCCTTCTGCCTGGCGGTCTGGATCGCCACCGGCCTGACCAGCGGCCTGGTGTTCGCCCCGCGGCTCACCCGGCTGGCGGCCACCGTCTTCACGGCGACGGCGGCCTCGGACTTCCTGCAGATGGCGTACTCGCTCGCCAAGGAGGCCGCGGAAGGCGTCCCGGCGCGAAGCGAGGAGGAGGAGCGGCTCGGGCAGCAGACGTTCGGCCGCGCGCTCGCGTAA
- a CDS encoding DUF6158 family protein, translated as MSDSEVGDRVGTEQGIDPSGLADDDLLRELGSLHRTRLATLRHGPDAALANHLRRTAELETEYLARHPGREVDPHRLTQDF; from the coding sequence ATGAGCGACTCCGAGGTCGGCGACCGTGTCGGCACCGAGCAGGGCATAGACCCGTCGGGTCTCGCCGACGACGATCTGCTCCGCGAGCTCGGCAGCCTGCACCGGACGCGGCTCGCGACGCTGCGGCACGGCCCTGACGCGGCGCTCGCCAATCATCTGCGGCGTACGGCCGAGTTGGAGACCGAGTACCTGGCCCGTCATCCCGGGCGCGAGGTCGATCCGCACCGGCTCACCCAGGATTTCTGA
- a CDS encoding DUF3817 domain-containing protein: MQGALTRYRIIAWIVGVVLIALVLVGMPLKYAGDDDTVVAAVGPFHGFLYMVYLVATFDVSRRAGWPLGRMLLVMLAGTVPLLSFWAEHVVTRKWAVQPMDTPVAMAKK; the protein is encoded by the coding sequence GTGCAGGGAGCCCTCACCCGCTACCGGATCATCGCCTGGATCGTCGGCGTGGTCCTGATCGCGCTCGTGCTGGTGGGCATGCCGCTGAAGTACGCCGGTGACGACGACACCGTGGTCGCCGCCGTCGGGCCTTTCCACGGTTTCCTCTACATGGTCTACCTGGTGGCCACGTTCGATGTGAGCCGCCGTGCGGGCTGGCCGCTCGGCCGGATGCTGCTCGTGATGCTCGCCGGCACGGTGCCGCTGCTCTCCTTCTGGGCCGAGCACGTCGTCACCCGCAAGTGGGCCGTCCAGCCGATGGACACGCCGGTCGCGATGGCGAAGAAATAG
- a CDS encoding C40 family peptidase — protein sequence MVAALAIVISSTVAPAAHAAPSATELKKKIEKASHQLEDVVESYNKMRLSLKKTNAEEKKLAASLAPAKAALEAAGSQMQVIAASAYKTGQVGTMNVVLEGTDSLMDRMSILEHLSRTRQRDINTYTTTTQTFSQRQAALKATQDKQEAEVKELGARKKKIEADLKELYAMRTAAFGRATESGSAYTGDIPDISGDAGVAVTFAYNQIGKPYSYGSGGPNSYDCSGLTSAAWRAAGKSLPHNAAAQFNETSRVSRSQLEPGDLVFYRGLAHVGIYVGGGQIIHASVPGEPISKVSIDIMPPYGYGRVR from the coding sequence GTGGTTGCCGCCCTGGCGATCGTGATCTCCAGCACCGTCGCACCCGCCGCGCACGCGGCGCCTTCCGCGACGGAGCTCAAGAAGAAGATCGAGAAGGCTTCGCACCAGCTCGAAGACGTCGTCGAGTCGTACAACAAGATGCGGCTCAGCCTGAAGAAGACGAACGCCGAGGAGAAGAAGCTCGCCGCGTCGCTCGCGCCCGCCAAGGCGGCGCTCGAGGCGGCCGGCTCGCAGATGCAGGTCATCGCGGCCTCGGCGTACAAGACCGGTCAGGTCGGCACCATGAACGTCGTACTCGAGGGCACGGACAGCCTGATGGACCGCATGTCCATTCTGGAGCATTTGTCCCGCACTCGGCAGCGCGACATCAACACCTACACGACCACGACGCAGACCTTCTCCCAGCGTCAGGCCGCCCTGAAGGCCACCCAGGACAAGCAGGAGGCCGAGGTCAAGGAGCTCGGCGCCCGCAAGAAGAAGATCGAGGCTGACCTCAAGGAGCTGTACGCCATGCGCACGGCGGCGTTCGGCCGGGCGACCGAGAGCGGCTCGGCCTACACCGGGGACATCCCCGACATCTCCGGCGATGCCGGGGTGGCCGTCACGTTCGCGTACAACCAGATCGGCAAGCCGTACTCGTACGGTTCCGGCGGTCCGAACTCCTACGACTGCTCGGGCCTGACCTCCGCTGCCTGGCGTGCCGCGGGCAAGAGCCTGCCCCACAACGCCGCGGCGCAGTTCAACGAGACGAGTCGGGTCAGCCGGTCTCAGCTCGAACCCGGCGACCTGGTGTTCTACCGCGGGCTCGCCCACGTGGGCATCTATGTCGGCGGCGGACAGATCATCCACGCGTCGGTGCCCGGCGAGCCGATCAGCAAGGTATCGATCGATATCATGCCGCCGTACGGATACGGCCGGGTGCGTTGA